From the Accumulibacter sp. genome, one window contains:
- the mltA gene encoding murein transglycosylase A, with translation MIRKSQSRCLVITVLALLLTACGSTGKPPLGGGAGATACPPCPDCPGAAPPAVPRMDAKPLQAARWRDLPGWSDDDLAAAWAPFLRSCRGLSSRAQWPQWKAVCDEARSMAAPTAAAARAFFESRLQPWLLTNPDGSTRGLVTGYYEPLLRGSRTRGQPYLQPVLGVPPDLLTIDLGSVLPELKNMRLRGRLQGNRVVPYLSRAEIGKRANEGGERVLLYVDDPVELFFLQVQGSGRVQLSDGSTLRLAYADQNGHPYQSIGRVLVDRGEMSLEQASMQSIKQWARANPSRVTELLNANPSYVFFREEAIRGKEGDGPNGALGVPLTPERSIAVDPRHVTLGAPVFLATSRPDSVQPWRRLVMAQDTGGAIRGVVRADLFWGFGAAAGNEAGRMKQQGQMWVLLPAGAAPP, from the coding sequence ATGATCCGCAAAAGCCAATCACGTTGCCTCGTCATCACCGTCCTCGCGCTGCTGCTCACCGCCTGTGGCAGCACGGGCAAGCCGCCGCTCGGTGGCGGCGCCGGCGCCACCGCCTGCCCGCCGTGTCCGGATTGCCCGGGGGCAGCACCGCCAGCCGTCCCCAGGATGGACGCGAAGCCGCTGCAGGCGGCGCGCTGGAGGGACCTCCCAGGCTGGAGCGACGACGATCTGGCAGCCGCTTGGGCGCCTTTCCTGCGGTCGTGTCGCGGTCTTTCCAGTCGCGCGCAGTGGCCGCAATGGAAAGCCGTCTGTGACGAGGCGCGGTCCATGGCCGCGCCGACGGCCGCCGCCGCCAGGGCCTTCTTCGAGTCACGGCTGCAACCGTGGCTGCTGACCAATCCCGACGGTTCGACCCGCGGTCTGGTGACCGGCTACTACGAGCCGCTGCTTCGCGGCTCGCGCACGCGTGGCCAGCCCTACCTGCAGCCGGTGCTCGGCGTTCCCCCCGACCTGCTGACGATCGACCTCGGCAGCGTCCTGCCCGAGCTGAAGAACATGCGCCTGCGCGGTCGCCTGCAGGGCAACCGGGTCGTCCCCTACCTCTCGCGTGCCGAGATCGGCAAGCGTGCGAACGAAGGCGGCGAACGGGTGCTGCTCTATGTCGACGATCCGGTCGAGCTCTTTTTCCTGCAGGTGCAGGGTTCCGGGCGCGTGCAGTTGTCGGATGGCAGCACGCTGCGGCTGGCCTATGCCGACCAGAACGGCCACCCCTATCAATCGATCGGTCGCGTGCTCGTCGATCGTGGCGAGATGAGCCTCGAACAGGCATCGATGCAGTCGATCAAGCAGTGGGCGCGCGCCAACCCGAGCCGGGTCACCGAACTGCTGAACGCCAATCCGAGTTACGTCTTCTTCCGCGAGGAAGCGATCCGCGGCAAGGAGGGCGACGGCCCGAACGGCGCACTGGGCGTGCCGCTGACCCCAGAGCGCAGCATTGCGGTCGATCCCCGACATGTCACCCTCGGCGCCCCGGTGTTTCTGGCGACGTCCCGTCCCGATTCGGTGCAGCCCTGGCGACGGCTGGTGATGGCGCAAGACACCGGCGGCGCCATCCGCGGCGTCGTCCGGGCCGACCTCTTCTGGGGCTTCGGCGCCGCTGCCGGCAACGAGGCCGGGCGCATGAAGCAGCAGGGGCAGATGTGGGTCCTGCTGCCAGCCGGGGCCGCACCACCGTAG
- the zapD gene encoding cell division protein ZapD: MITYEYPFNERIRTLLRLEDLFHKLSSFMQRDGSQEHHVVLLTLFEILDVSGRADLKMDLIQELERQRQSLLAFRNNPDISEDALAGALYEIENASAALLGMAGKIGQHLRDNDWLMSIKSRASIPGGVCEFDLPSYHYWRHQPPDVRREALLGWLQPLLPLRDALTIVLRLLRASGRSEHHVASGGAFQLMLGGSNVQSTSQMVRISLKLHDPYIPEISANKYALNIRFTRPDSDHRPRHCDTDVEFDMLFCNL, from the coding sequence TGTTGCGGCTGGAGGATTTGTTCCACAAACTGAGCAGCTTCATGCAGCGGGACGGCTCGCAGGAGCATCATGTCGTCCTCCTCACCCTGTTCGAGATCCTCGACGTGTCCGGCCGTGCCGACCTGAAGATGGACCTGATACAGGAACTCGAGCGTCAACGTCAGAGCCTGTTGGCGTTTCGCAACAATCCGGACATATCCGAGGACGCGCTCGCTGGCGCACTGTACGAGATCGAAAACGCTTCGGCGGCACTGCTCGGAATGGCGGGCAAGATCGGCCAGCACCTGCGCGACAATGACTGGCTGATGAGCATCAAGAGTCGTGCCAGCATCCCCGGCGGGGTCTGCGAGTTCGACCTCCCCTCGTACCACTACTGGCGGCATCAGCCACCCGACGTCCGCCGCGAGGCGCTGCTCGGCTGGTTGCAACCGCTGTTGCCGCTGCGTGACGCGCTGACGATCGTCCTGCGCCTGTTGCGCGCGAGTGGCCGCTCCGAGCACCATGTCGCCAGCGGTGGGGCGTTCCAGCTCATGCTCGGTGGCAGCAACGTCCAGAGTACGTCACAGATGGTCCGTATCTCGCTCAAGCTGCACGACCCCTACATTCCGGAGATCAGCGCCAACAAGTACGCGCTGAACATCCGCTTCACCCGCCCCGACAGCGACCATCGGCCGCGCCACTGCGACACCGATGTCGAGTTCGACATGCTGTTCTGCAATCTGTAG
- a CDS encoding ATP-binding protein has translation MSDSLAQLASFLARAERLLDRLEPLLPPAATAPDWSAAHAFRWRGANGSGHLQAIRRLPRIRLADLRDIDEQKARLDSNTRQFIAGLPANNVLLTGARGSGKSSLIKALLNEYAAQGLRVIEVEKAELTDLPQIVELVEERPERFIIFCDDLSFESGDARYKALKVVLDGSFAAAPENVLIYATSNRRHLMPEYFAENLESRRVGEEIHPGEAIEEKISLSERFGLWISFYPFDQDAYLDIVAHWLCSFGCPPEEIAGSERAALNWAVERGSRSGRVAWQFARDWAGRQRAAADARPAPSGRSRRHSRQHA, from the coding sequence ATGAGTGACTCCCTGGCGCAGCTGGCCTCCTTTCTCGCTCGCGCCGAGCGCCTCCTCGATCGCCTCGAGCCGTTGCTGCCGCCCGCGGCAACGGCTCCCGACTGGAGCGCGGCGCATGCCTTCCGCTGGCGCGGCGCGAACGGATCCGGCCACCTGCAGGCGATCCGCCGCCTGCCCCGAATCCGCCTTGCCGACCTGCGCGACATCGACGAGCAGAAGGCTCGCCTCGACAGCAATACCCGCCAGTTCATTGCCGGGCTGCCGGCCAACAATGTCCTGCTCACCGGTGCACGTGGCTCGGGCAAGTCATCGCTGATCAAGGCGCTGCTCAACGAGTACGCAGCGCAGGGCCTGCGCGTGATCGAGGTGGAAAAGGCCGAGCTGACCGACCTGCCGCAGATCGTCGAGCTGGTCGAGGAACGCCCGGAGCGTTTCATCATCTTCTGCGACGACCTCTCCTTCGAATCCGGAGACGCACGCTACAAGGCGCTCAAGGTGGTGCTCGACGGCTCTTTTGCGGCGGCGCCGGAGAACGTGCTGATCTACGCGACCTCGAACCGCCGCCACCTGATGCCCGAGTATTTCGCCGAGAACCTCGAAAGCCGGCGCGTTGGCGAGGAGATCCACCCCGGCGAGGCGATCGAGGAAAAGATCTCGCTTTCCGAGCGTTTCGGCCTCTGGATCTCGTTCTACCCCTTCGACCAGGATGCTTACCTCGACATCGTCGCGCACTGGCTGTGTTCCTTCGGCTGCCCACCGGAGGAGATCGCCGGCAGCGAACGGGCGGCGCTCAACTGGGCAGTCGAACGGGGTTCGCGCAGCGGCCGCGTCGCCTGGCAGTTTGCCAGGGACTGGGCAGGCCGCCAGCGCGCCGCCGCCGATGCGCGCCCGGCCCCCAGCGGCCGCTCGCGCCGACACTCGCGGCAGCACGCATGA
- a CDS encoding ammonium transporter, with amino-acid sequence MEALKSGSDVLFILLGGIMVLAMHSGFAFLELGTVRKKSQVNALVKILTDFSVSTIAYFFVGYSIAYGVNFFAGADTLLDKNGFELTKFFFLLTFAAAIPAIISGGIAERARFYPQLAATFLIVALVYPTFEGIAWNQAFGIQAWLKATYGEEFHDFAGSVVVHAMGGWLALPAVILLGARHGRYTKEGRVSAHPPSSIPFLALGAWILTVGWFGFNVMSAQTIDKISGLVAMNSLMAMVGGTLVAMVAGRNDPGFVHNGPLAGLVAVCAGSDLMHPMGALVVGGVAGGLFVLMFTLTQNRWKIDDVLGVWPLHGLCGAWGGLAAGIFGSKALGGVGGVAFMPQLLMTLLAIGIALVGGTVVYGLLKSTVGLRLDREQEFNGADLSIHRITATPERETNW; translated from the coding sequence ATGGAAGCACTCAAGTCTGGTAGCGACGTCCTCTTCATCCTGCTCGGCGGCATCATGGTGCTGGCGATGCATTCCGGTTTTGCCTTTCTCGAGCTGGGGACCGTCCGCAAGAAGAGCCAGGTCAACGCGCTGGTGAAGATCCTGACCGATTTCTCGGTGTCGACCATCGCCTATTTCTTCGTCGGCTACAGCATCGCCTACGGCGTCAATTTCTTCGCCGGCGCCGACACCCTACTGGACAAGAACGGCTTCGAGCTGACCAAGTTCTTCTTCCTGCTTACCTTCGCTGCGGCGATTCCGGCGATCATCTCGGGCGGCATTGCCGAACGCGCGCGTTTCTACCCGCAGCTGGCGGCGACCTTCCTGATCGTCGCCCTGGTCTATCCGACCTTCGAGGGCATCGCCTGGAACCAGGCCTTCGGCATCCAGGCGTGGCTCAAGGCGACCTACGGCGAGGAGTTCCATGATTTTGCCGGTTCCGTCGTCGTGCACGCGATGGGTGGCTGGCTCGCCCTGCCGGCGGTTATCCTGCTCGGCGCGCGTCACGGTCGCTACACGAAGGAGGGCAGGGTGTCGGCGCACCCGCCGTCATCGATCCCCTTCCTGGCTCTCGGCGCGTGGATCCTCACCGTCGGCTGGTTCGGCTTCAACGTCATGAGCGCGCAGACGATCGACAAGATCTCCGGGCTGGTGGCGATGAACTCGCTGATGGCGATGGTCGGCGGCACCCTGGTGGCGATGGTCGCCGGCAGGAATGACCCGGGCTTCGTGCACAACGGTCCGCTCGCCGGTCTGGTGGCCGTCTGCGCCGGCTCCGACCTGATGCACCCGATGGGCGCCCTGGTCGTCGGTGGTGTCGCCGGCGGCCTCTTCGTCCTGATGTTCACGCTGACGCAAAACCGCTGGAAGATCGACGACGTTCTCGGCGTCTGGCCGTTGCACGGGCTGTGCGGCGCCTGGGGTGGCCTCGCCGCCGGCATCTTCGGCAGCAAGGCGCTCGGCGGTGTCGGCGGCGTCGCGTTCATGCCGCAGCTCCTGATGACCCTGCTCGCGATCGGCATCGCGCTGGTGGGTGGCACCGTGGTTTACGGGTTGCTGAAGAGCACCGTCGGGCTTCGTCTCGATCGCGAGCAGGAGTTCAACGGCGCCGATCTCTCGATTCATCGCATCACGGCAACGCCGGAACGCGAGACGAACTGGTAG
- the metG gene encoding methionine--tRNA ligase, protein MTRKILVTSALPYANGAIHLGHLVEYIQTDIWVRFQKMRGHQCWYVCADDTHGTPIMLRAEQEGITAEDLIERVHGEHTRDFAGFHIGFDDYYTTHSPETRACANEIYSRLHAAGLIETRTIEQYYDPLKQMFLPDRFIKGECPKCGAADQYGDNCESCGAAYTADELKNPYSAISGARPELRQSEHFFFRLSDPRCQAFLRRWTQTQGRLQNEAANKLQEWLGNADDNRLTDWDISRDAPYFGFEIPDAPGKYFYVWLDAPIGYMGAFRHLCDRLGLDFDEYWRPDSTTELYHFIGKDILYFHALFWPAELEHAGYRTPSKVFAHGFLTVDGAKMSKSRGTFITAASYLEQGLDPEWLRYYYAAKLGSSMEDIDLNLDDFIARVNSDLVGKFVNIASRSAGFIVRKFAGRLCTCDESLPAIEAIRERRRLIAEHYEARDFSKAIREIMALTDLANQYVDRVKPWELARDPGRESELQAACSNAINLFRLFAILLKPVLPALAAKTEAFLNVAPLVWEDAATVLAAGHVINGYRHMLTRVDKQQIDALLAANRESLAATTVPAAPQRHAEHQEKAAAIAVAQAAVATPTGPHISIDDFLGVDLRIARISEAGQVEGADKLLRLLLDVGPLGRRQVFAGIKAAYDPATLVGRLTVMVANLAPRKMKFGMSEGMILAASDPAGETPGIFLLAPDDGAQPGMRVR, encoded by the coding sequence ATGACACGCAAGATTCTGGTCACATCCGCACTGCCCTATGCCAACGGCGCCATCCATCTCGGCCATCTCGTCGAGTACATCCAGACCGACATCTGGGTGCGCTTCCAGAAGATGCGCGGCCACCAGTGCTGGTACGTCTGCGCCGACGACACGCACGGGACACCGATCATGTTGCGTGCCGAGCAGGAAGGAATCACCGCAGAAGACTTGATTGAGCGGGTGCATGGCGAACACACGCGCGACTTCGCCGGCTTCCACATCGGCTTCGACGACTACTACACGACCCATTCGCCGGAGACCCGTGCCTGCGCCAACGAAATCTACTCGCGCCTGCACGCTGCCGGGCTGATCGAAACGCGCACGATCGAGCAGTACTACGACCCGCTGAAACAGATGTTCCTGCCCGACCGCTTCATCAAGGGCGAATGCCCGAAATGCGGCGCGGCCGACCAGTACGGTGACAACTGCGAGAGCTGCGGTGCCGCCTACACCGCCGATGAGCTGAAGAACCCCTACTCGGCGATCTCCGGCGCGCGGCCAGAGCTGCGGCAGTCCGAACACTTCTTCTTCCGCCTCTCGGATCCGCGTTGCCAAGCCTTTCTGCGGCGCTGGACGCAAACCCAGGGCCGCCTGCAGAACGAGGCGGCGAACAAGCTGCAGGAATGGCTCGGCAACGCCGACGACAACCGCCTGACCGACTGGGACATCTCGCGCGACGCACCCTACTTCGGTTTCGAGATTCCCGACGCGCCGGGCAAGTATTTCTACGTCTGGCTCGACGCGCCGATCGGTTACATGGGCGCCTTCCGCCACCTGTGTGATCGCCTGGGGCTGGATTTCGACGAGTACTGGCGGCCGGACTCGACGACCGAGCTCTACCATTTCATCGGCAAGGACATCCTCTACTTCCACGCTCTGTTCTGGCCGGCCGAACTGGAGCATGCGGGCTACCGGACGCCGAGCAAAGTCTTCGCGCATGGTTTCCTGACCGTCGACGGTGCCAAGATGTCGAAGTCGCGCGGCACCTTCATCACCGCCGCCAGCTACCTTGAACAGGGCCTCGACCCGGAATGGCTGCGCTACTACTACGCGGCGAAGCTGGGCAGCTCGATGGAGGACATCGATCTCAACCTCGATGACTTCATTGCCCGCGTGAACTCGGATCTGGTCGGCAAGTTCGTCAACATCGCCAGCCGTTCGGCCGGCTTCATCGTCCGCAAGTTCGCCGGCCGGTTATGCACCTGCGACGAATCGCTGCCGGCGATCGAGGCGATCCGCGAACGCCGCCGGCTGATCGCCGAGCACTACGAGGCGCGCGACTTCAGCAAGGCGATCCGCGAGATCATGGCCCTGACCGACCTCGCCAACCAGTATGTGGACCGCGTCAAACCCTGGGAACTGGCGCGCGATCCGGGTCGCGAGAGTGAACTGCAGGCTGCCTGCAGCAACGCGATCAACCTCTTCCGGCTGTTCGCCATTCTGCTCAAACCGGTCCTTCCAGCGCTCGCCGCGAAGACCGAGGCCTTCCTGAACGTTGCGCCACTGGTCTGGGAAGACGCGGCGACGGTCCTCGCGGCCGGGCATGTGATCAACGGCTACCGGCACATGCTGACCCGGGTGGACAAGCAGCAGATTGATGCCCTGCTCGCCGCCAATCGCGAGTCGCTGGCAGCAACCACGGTGCCCGCAGCGCCGCAGCGGCACGCCGAGCACCAGGAGAAGGCGGCCGCCATTGCCGTCGCGCAGGCAGCCGTGGCGACACCGACCGGGCCGCACATCAGCATCGACGACTTCCTGGGCGTCGATCTGCGCATCGCGCGCATCAGCGAAGCCGGGCAAGTCGAAGGCGCCGACAAGCTCCTGCGGCTGCTGCTCGACGTCGGCCCGCTGGGAAGACGACAGGTCTTTGCCGGCATCAAGGCCGCCTACGATCCGGCAACGCTGGTTGGCCGACTGACGGTGATGGTCGCCAACCTGGCACCGCGCAAGATGAAGTTCGGGATGTCCGAAGGAATGATCCTCGCCGCCTCCGACCCCGCCGGCGAGACCCCCGGCATCTTCCTGCTGGCGCCGGATGACGGTGCCCAGCCCGGCATGCGCGTCCGCTAG
- a CDS encoding Nudix family hydrolase produces the protein MSVITEVAAAVLLRGDPAAPEFLLAQRPPGKPYAGYWEFPGGKVEAGETALAALRRELREELGIAVGRAWPWLCREFSYPHATVRLRFFRVHAWQGEPATLEHSGLVWLRAGKAADVAPILPANGPILRALALPPVYALTNASENGVEAELERLETALRNGLRLVQVRDKTLSASARLDFAHRVMRLASGHPAARILVNDDLQLATAVAAHGVHLSSASLWQLAEKPPLPLVGASCHDADDLARAARLQFDLAVLGPVLPTPSHPQAAGIGWQRFAELGENSPLPLYALGGMQPALLAEACGHGAHGIAMLRGWHRARGRADDAGR, from the coding sequence ATGAGCGTGATCACGGAAGTCGCGGCAGCGGTCCTGCTGCGCGGCGATCCGGCCGCCCCAGAATTTCTCCTCGCCCAGCGCCCACCAGGAAAACCCTACGCGGGCTATTGGGAGTTCCCGGGCGGCAAGGTGGAAGCCGGCGAAACGGCGCTCGCGGCCCTGCGGCGCGAACTGCGCGAGGAACTCGGGATCGCCGTCGGGCGCGCCTGGCCTTGGCTTTGCCGCGAGTTCAGCTATCCGCACGCGACGGTCCGCCTGCGCTTCTTCCGCGTCCACGCCTGGCAGGGCGAGCCCGCGACGCTCGAACACAGTGGCCTCGTCTGGCTGCGCGCCGGAAAGGCGGCAGACGTCGCCCCGATCCTGCCGGCGAACGGGCCGATCCTGCGCGCGCTGGCGCTGCCGCCGGTCTATGCGCTGACCAACGCCAGCGAGAACGGTGTCGAGGCCGAACTCGAGCGGCTTGAGACGGCACTGCGCAACGGCCTGCGCTTGGTCCAGGTGCGTGACAAGACACTGTCGGCGAGCGCTCGGCTCGACTTCGCGCATCGCGTCATGCGCCTCGCCAGCGGGCATCCCGCAGCCAGGATTCTCGTGAACGACGACCTGCAACTGGCGACGGCGGTCGCCGCGCATGGCGTCCACCTCTCTTCGGCCAGCCTCTGGCAACTCGCGGAGAAGCCGCCGTTGCCGCTGGTTGGCGCTTCCTGCCACGACGCCGACGACCTCGCGCGAGCGGCTCGCCTGCAGTTCGACCTGGCGGTCCTCGGCCCGGTGCTGCCGACCCCCAGCCACCCGCAGGCAGCCGGTATCGGCTGGCAGCGCTTTGCCGAGCTCGGCGAGAATTCGCCGCTGCCACTCTATGCGCTCGGCGGCATGCAGCCGGCGCTGCTGGCGGAAGCCTGCGGCCACGGCGCACACGGCATCGCGATGCTGCGTGGCTGGCATCGAGCGCGCGGCAGGGCGGACGATGCCGGCAGATGA
- the flgL gene encoding flagellar hook-associated protein FlgL — translation MRISTSQLYAAGANGIERRQNQLLKLQEQLSSGRRLLTPADDPVAAARALEVTQAMEIGAQYARNQGIATDRLRLVDSQLTGLTEVMQSIRSRVIQAGNTVLSDTDRQAIASELEARFEEMLGIANSRSAEGDYLFSGHRGSTMPFARGAVVSPATSGFVSYFGDDGERLLQVGAAQQMATSVAGSELFMQLREGNGSFVAAASGNGTAQPNQGSGIIGQGSVLDQGKWAAAVNGGFAWQGTDHRALQIRFSSVAGVSSYQLFDVSQPAPPAAPLPATAVGPVLPFTPGQAIPLLTTQPPAPSVGVDFGAQVVITGSPAAGDTFSIRPSTNKSVFQTLQEAIDLLRLPLDSSTARTEFTGKMQGHLAGIDQALAKAGEVQSSVGTRLQTLDALSDNATALDIQYQQTLSDLVDLDFVRAISDFTREQVSLEAAQKSFVAISGLSLFKYL, via the coding sequence ATGCGCATCAGTACCAGCCAGCTCTACGCAGCCGGTGCAAACGGAATCGAGCGTCGGCAGAACCAGCTCCTCAAGCTGCAGGAGCAACTTTCGAGTGGCCGCCGCCTGTTGACACCGGCTGACGATCCGGTGGCAGCGGCACGGGCGCTGGAAGTGACGCAGGCGATGGAGATCGGCGCTCAGTATGCGCGCAATCAGGGCATCGCGACCGACCGCCTGCGCCTTGTCGACAGCCAGCTGACGGGATTGACCGAGGTCATGCAGAGCATTCGCAGCCGGGTCATCCAGGCCGGCAATACCGTCCTCTCCGACACCGATCGGCAGGCGATTGCGAGCGAACTCGAGGCGCGCTTCGAAGAGATGCTCGGCATCGCCAACAGTCGCAGCGCCGAGGGGGACTACCTTTTTTCCGGCCACCGCGGATCGACGATGCCTTTCGCCCGTGGTGCAGTGGTATCGCCTGCGACGAGCGGCTTCGTCAGTTATTTCGGCGACGATGGCGAGCGCCTGTTGCAGGTCGGTGCTGCGCAGCAGATGGCGACCAGTGTTGCCGGCAGCGAGTTGTTCATGCAGCTTCGGGAAGGCAACGGCAGCTTCGTCGCCGCCGCCAGTGGCAACGGGACTGCCCAGCCAAATCAGGGGAGTGGCATCATCGGTCAGGGTTCCGTTCTCGACCAGGGGAAGTGGGCAGCCGCAGTCAACGGCGGTTTCGCCTGGCAGGGAACCGACCATCGCGCCCTGCAGATTCGCTTTTCGTCGGTCGCAGGGGTGAGCAGCTATCAGCTTTTCGACGTCTCGCAGCCAGCGCCGCCGGCGGCACCCTTGCCGGCGACCGCGGTTGGTCCGGTCCTGCCCTTCACGCCTGGGCAGGCGATCCCGCTGTTGACGACCCAACCGCCGGCTCCGTCGGTAGGAGTCGACTTCGGCGCGCAAGTGGTGATCACCGGCTCGCCCGCTGCCGGTGACACCTTCAGCATTCGGCCGAGCACCAACAAGAGCGTCTTCCAGACCCTGCAGGAGGCGATCGACCTGCTCCGCCTACCGCTCGACTCGAGTACCGCGCGGACCGAGTTTACCGGCAAGATGCAGGGGCACCTCGCAGGCATCGATCAGGCGCTGGCGAAAGCCGGCGAGGTGCAGTCGAGCGTCGGCACCCGCCTGCAGACCCTCGATGCGCTCAGCGACAACGCGACCGCGCTCGACATCCAGTATCAGCAGACCCTTTCCGATCTCGTCGACCTCGACTTCGTGCGGGCGATCTCGGATTTCACCCGCGAGCAGGTCAGCCTCGAAGCGGCGCAGAAGTCCTTCGTCGCGATCAGCGGGTTGAGCCTGTTCAAGTACCTGTGA
- a CDS encoding TolC family protein, with protein sequence MLAQGIGGKHGSAATLIVVLGVARENSALPKRNLEATERRFKHGNDSEVDVQQAKSQYLSTLATIPQIAGNLRQTRNALSVLLVGPPGPQAEMAAGRERTPRTEPAIVVDMSAEMRRRRPDARAPRCAWRLNRR encoded by the coding sequence ATGCTCGCGCAGGGGATTGGCGGCAAGCATGGCTCCGCGGCGACGCTGATCGTCGTCCTCGGCGTCGCCCGCGAAAACTCCGCGCTGCCGAAGCGCAACCTGGAGGCCACCGAGCGCCGGTTCAAGCATGGCAACGACTCGGAAGTCGACGTGCAGCAGGCGAAATCGCAGTACCTGAGCACGCTCGCCACGATCCCGCAGATCGCGGGCAACCTGCGCCAGACGCGGAACGCGCTTTCCGTGCTGCTCGTCGGCCCACCGGGTCCGCAAGCGGAAATGGCGGCGGGACGGGAACGCACCCCGCGGACCGAACCGGCGATCGTCGTCGACATGTCGGCCGAGATGCGGCGGCGTCGCCCCGACGCGCGTGCGCCGAGATGCGCCTGGCGGCTCAATCGGCGCTGA